The following proteins are encoded in a genomic region of Streptomyces lunaelactis:
- a CDS encoding type A2 lantipeptide yields the protein MNSTPQVQTQEISDADLDNVSGGLVGQAAGAVLGTVDSVVPVSGLVGAASGTVGSVVGTAEGLTGLNTGGVTGLVAGL from the coding sequence ATGAACTCCACCCCCCAGGTTCAGACCCAGGAAATCTCCGACGCCGACCTGGACAACGTGTCCGGTGGCCTGGTGGGCCAGGCTGCCGGTGCCGTCCTCGGCACCGTCGACTCGGTCGTCCCGGTCTCCGGCCTCGTGGGCGCCGCTTCCGGCACCGTCGGCTCCGTCGTCGGCACGGCCGAGGGCCTCACCGGCCTGAACACCGGTGGCGTCACGGGCCTGGTCGCCGGTCTCTGA
- a CDS encoding N-formylglutamate amidohydrolase, with translation MNDAPDSFQLLPGAADSPVILHVPHSSRVIPESVRDSIVLDDPALELELDHITDSHTAEIAAAAAEAAPTGPWRFVNGLSRLVIDPERFPDEREEMLAVGMGAVYTHTTHRERLRSPDLDPQPLIDRYFHPYAEAMTAAVDERLAATGRAVVIDIHSYPTDPLPYELHGDGPRPPVCLGTDDVHTPPQLLAHAERAFGGFGGTGINSPFAGTYVPLKFYGKDPRVSALMIEIRRDVYMSEPGGPAGPGLAALAGAVAHLVQALTD, from the coding sequence ATGAACGACGCGCCCGACTCCTTCCAACTCCTTCCCGGCGCCGCCGACTCGCCGGTTATCCTTCACGTCCCGCACTCCTCGCGGGTCATTCCCGAGTCGGTGCGTGACAGCATCGTGCTGGACGACCCCGCGCTCGAGCTCGAGCTCGACCACATCACCGACTCCCATACGGCGGAGATCGCTGCCGCCGCTGCCGAGGCTGCCCCGACGGGCCCTTGGAGGTTCGTCAACGGGCTGTCCCGTCTGGTGATCGACCCCGAGCGCTTCCCCGACGAGCGCGAGGAGATGCTCGCCGTCGGCATGGGGGCCGTCTATACGCACACCACTCACCGCGAGCGGCTCCGCTCACCGGACCTGGACCCGCAGCCCTTGATCGACCGCTATTTCCATCCCTACGCGGAGGCGATGACCGCGGCGGTCGACGAGCGGCTGGCGGCCACCGGGCGTGCCGTCGTCATCGACATCCACTCGTACCCGACCGATCCGTTGCCGTACGAGCTGCACGGCGACGGGCCGCGGCCCCCGGTCTGCCTCGGCACCGACGACGTCCACACTCCCCCGCAGCTGCTCGCCCACGCGGAGAGGGCATTCGGCGGCTTCGGTGGTACCGGTATCAACAGCCCCTTCGCCGGCACGTATGTGCCGCTGAAGTTCTACGGCAAGGACCCCCGCGTCAGCGCGTTGATGATCGAGATCCGGCGGGACGTCTACATGAGTGAGCCGGGCGGCCCGGCGGGTCCCGGCCTCGCCGCGCTCGCCGGCGCCGTGGCTCATCTGGTCCAGGCGCTCACGGATTGA
- a CDS encoding AraC family transcriptional regulator: MVESTLTMVQSIRQDLLCDSLAWRADTGGVDSVPRVDIPGPYVGSPPRGRVAAAATAFPCHGVVNESVRVRAAAALRPFVAWYTGYRQGGFPAAQHRGMPSPYLTLIFTLDDVLTVAGHPDPRQAPGNYDTLLGGLHTSPALITHEGRQSGIQIALHPLGARALLGLPAGELANTDLPADAVLGRVCGELQARLQAADSWPERFAVLDKLLLRATSPYGGVPPEVARAWQLLIRTGGAVPVSALADEVGWSGRHLADRFRRETGLTPKAAARVVRFDRARRLLAADAGRSELPRLADVAAKCGYFDQAHLAREFRSLAGCAPSTWLAEEFRNVQAPSGAPVEGWLQQEPNQY, encoded by the coding sequence GTGGTCGAGTCGACGCTGACCATGGTCCAGTCGATCCGGCAGGACCTCCTCTGCGACTCCTTGGCCTGGCGGGCCGATACTGGTGGCGTGGACAGCGTGCCGCGAGTGGACATCCCAGGGCCGTACGTCGGCTCCCCGCCGCGCGGGCGGGTCGCCGCGGCGGCTACGGCCTTCCCCTGCCACGGCGTGGTCAACGAGTCGGTCCGCGTTCGGGCCGCCGCCGCGCTTCGGCCCTTTGTGGCCTGGTACACCGGCTACCGTCAGGGCGGCTTCCCGGCCGCACAGCACCGGGGGATGCCCTCGCCCTACCTGACACTGATCTTCACGCTCGATGATGTGCTCACCGTGGCCGGCCACCCTGATCCCCGACAGGCCCCGGGGAATTACGACACCCTGCTCGGCGGCCTGCACACGTCACCGGCGCTGATCACTCACGAAGGCCGGCAGTCGGGTATCCAGATCGCGCTCCACCCGCTCGGTGCGCGGGCGCTGCTCGGCCTGCCGGCCGGTGAGCTGGCCAACACCGATCTTCCCGCAGACGCCGTCCTGGGCCGCGTGTGCGGTGAGCTCCAGGCACGGCTGCAGGCGGCCGACAGCTGGCCGGAGCGCTTCGCCGTGCTGGACAAGCTGTTGCTCCGGGCGACCTCCCCCTACGGAGGCGTTCCGCCCGAGGTCGCCCGCGCCTGGCAGCTGCTGATCCGCACCGGCGGTGCCGTACCGGTGTCGGCGCTGGCGGACGAGGTCGGCTGGAGCGGACGCCATCTGGCGGACCGCTTCCGCCGGGAGACCGGGCTCACGCCGAAGGCCGCCGCGAGGGTAGTCCGATTCGACCGCGCCCGCAGACTGCTGGCAGCCGATGCCGGTCGGTCGGAGCTTCCCCGGCTCGCCGACGTGGCTGCGAAGTGCGGCTACTTCGACCAGGCACACCTCGCGCGTGAGTTCCGCTCCCTGGCGGGCTGCGCCCCGAGCACGTGGCTGGCCGAGGAGTTCCGAAACGTCCAAGCCCCCAGCGGCGCACCAGTGGAAGGTTGGCTGCAGCAAGAGCCCAACCAGTACTGA
- a CDS encoding VOC family protein — MDDTTPAPQVWPTLRAHDARALIRFLIDAFGFEETVVHGAGDRVDHAQLSWPEGGGIMLGSAKQDGEDDAWPLRPGSIGAYVVTADPDGLYARAKAAGAEITSELRETDYGSRDFAARDPEGNRWSFGTYRGEPRKAADPG, encoded by the coding sequence ATGGACGACACGACACCGGCACCGCAGGTGTGGCCCACCCTGCGGGCCCACGATGCCCGCGCGCTGATCCGGTTTCTGATCGACGCGTTCGGATTTGAGGAGACGGTGGTCCACGGGGCGGGTGACCGAGTCGACCACGCCCAGCTGTCCTGGCCGGAAGGCGGTGGGATCATGCTCGGCTCGGCGAAGCAGGACGGCGAGGACGACGCCTGGCCGCTGCGCCCCGGAAGCATCGGCGCGTACGTGGTTACCGCCGACCCCGACGGGTTGTACGCCCGCGCGAAGGCCGCCGGCGCCGAGATCACCTCCGAGCTGCGCGAAACCGACTACGGCTCCAGAGATTTCGCCGCCCGCGATCCCGAAGGCAATCGGTGGTCGTTCGGTACCTATCGCGGGGAGCCCCGCAAGGCCGCGGATCCGGGCTGA
- a CDS encoding MmcQ/YjbR family DNA-binding protein translates to MARSASARLRSICLALPEADERLSHGEPSWFAGKKMFVTFSDHHHDDRLAFWCAAPAGVQEHLVASDPVHFFRPPYVGHRGWIGIYLDVAVDWDRVKDLVLDAYCLVAPARLTAALEAEG, encoded by the coding sequence ATGGCACGTTCGGCGTCGGCCCGGCTCCGGTCGATCTGCCTGGCACTCCCCGAGGCGGACGAGCGGCTCAGCCACGGGGAACCCAGCTGGTTCGCCGGGAAGAAGATGTTCGTCACCTTCTCCGACCACCACCACGACGACCGGCTCGCATTCTGGTGCGCTGCACCGGCCGGAGTTCAGGAGCACCTGGTCGCCTCCGACCCGGTGCACTTCTTCCGCCCGCCCTACGTCGGCCACCGGGGCTGGATCGGCATCTACCTCGATGTCGCCGTCGACTGGGACCGGGTGAAGGACCTCGTTTTAGACGCCTACTGCCTGGTCGCCCCCGCGCGCTTGACCGCGGCACTGGAGGCGGAGGGCTGA
- a CDS encoding peptidoglycan-binding domain-containing protein, with translation MRRSATILALAGAVTAGTISTASASPNAPEIRYGMTGFKVYCVQVGISYHQRSDAWTSQDGQFGNHTLSQVRNFQGDMGLSVDGKVGKNTGSEVLWGIEHAKVEKNGPWTTPWGVSIDNCYQVVPSHF, from the coding sequence ATGCGCCGATCCGCAACCATTCTCGCGCTCGCGGGCGCTGTAACGGCCGGAACGATCAGCACCGCAAGCGCCTCGCCCAACGCGCCCGAGATCAGATACGGAATGACCGGATTCAAGGTGTACTGCGTCCAGGTCGGCATCAGCTATCACCAACGATCAGATGCCTGGACCTCGCAGGACGGGCAGTTCGGAAATCACACCCTGAGCCAGGTCAGGAACTTCCAGGGGGACATGGGGCTGTCCGTCGACGGCAAGGTCGGCAAAAACACCGGCAGCGAGGTTCTCTGGGGGATCGAGCACGCCAAGGTCGAGAAGAATGGACCCTGGACAACGCCCTGGGGCGTATCGATCGACAACTGCTACCAGGTCGTGCCGAGCCACTTCTGA
- a CDS encoding esterase/lipase family protein produces the protein MAQEARIDVELTAKQDEGKPPAEASATLAGALEPSVWFASPARATRTEDRKPRIWELRSARPYRREVATGSAAVYLANGRKSLERPFIFADGFNYGPSDLPGLWEHFNAPYKKGKPGFLDQLLAAGIDVVLVGFEQRHTYIQANAGVVISAIQQAIIEKQGDTPLIVGGVSMGGMITRYALAEMEHQGMDHQTETYISWDTPHNGAWIPLVLQQMAYFFESFPTGNPDAPKQADLIRSPAAQQLLWAWVENAKYSGPVATTSELRKQFLAELEQYGQFPVRPRKLGVANGTGTGTGRDLPPGETVFDWRLPLVAAATARFQPNAGERQPIGEMKALGQVRRGNTSHVPALDGAPGGSLASFGMIADALRAEIPQEYRSGCFVPAVSAVALDFDPVTWNVNPYEDIESLPAEKSMLDEFKCDTKNTEHSQVTETLADWAVERIVG, from the coding sequence ATGGCACAGGAAGCCAGGATCGACGTCGAGTTGACGGCGAAGCAGGATGAAGGGAAGCCCCCGGCCGAGGCATCGGCGACGCTCGCCGGGGCGCTGGAGCCGAGCGTCTGGTTCGCGAGCCCGGCGCGTGCGACCCGCACCGAGGATCGGAAGCCGAGGATCTGGGAGCTGCGGTCCGCCCGGCCGTACCGACGCGAGGTCGCGACCGGATCAGCGGCGGTGTACTTGGCCAACGGGCGCAAGAGCCTGGAGCGGCCCTTCATCTTCGCGGACGGCTTCAACTACGGCCCCAGCGATCTGCCGGGGCTGTGGGAGCACTTCAACGCGCCCTACAAGAAGGGCAAGCCCGGCTTCCTCGACCAGCTGCTCGCCGCGGGCATCGACGTCGTCCTGGTCGGCTTCGAGCAGCGGCACACCTACATCCAGGCGAACGCCGGTGTGGTGATCAGCGCCATCCAGCAGGCCATCATCGAGAAGCAGGGTGATACCCCGCTGATCGTGGGCGGAGTGAGCATGGGCGGCATGATCACCCGCTATGCCCTCGCCGAGATGGAGCACCAGGGCATGGACCACCAGACCGAGACCTACATCTCCTGGGACACCCCCCACAACGGGGCGTGGATCCCGCTGGTGCTCCAGCAGATGGCCTACTTCTTCGAGTCCTTCCCCACCGGCAACCCCGACGCGCCCAAGCAGGCCGACCTGATCAGGAGCCCCGCAGCCCAGCAGCTGCTGTGGGCCTGGGTCGAGAATGCCAAGTACTCCGGCCCTGTCGCCACCACCAGCGAACTCCGCAAGCAGTTCCTGGCGGAGCTGGAGCAGTACGGCCAGTTCCCGGTGCGGCCCCGCAAGCTGGGCGTGGCCAACGGCACCGGCACCGGCACCGGCCGCGACCTGCCGCCCGGCGAGACGGTGTTCGACTGGCGGCTGCCGCTGGTCGCCGCCGCGACGGCCCGCTTCCAGCCCAACGCCGGCGAGCGCCAGCCGATCGGCGAGATGAAGGCACTGGGCCAGGTACGCCGCGGCAACACCTCCCACGTACCCGCCCTCGACGGCGCGCCCGGCGGCAGTCTCGCCTCCTTCGGCATGATCGCCGACGCGCTCAGGGCCGAGATCCCGCAGGAATACCGCAGCGGCTGCTTCGTCCCGGCGGTGAGCGCGGTAGCGCTGGACTTCGACCCGGTCACATGGAACGTGAACCCTTACGAGGACATCGAGTCACTGCCCGCCGAGAAGAGCATGCTCGACGAGTTCAAGTGCGACACCAAGAACACCGAGCACAGCCAGGTCACCGAGACGCTGGCCGACTGGGCCGTGGAGCGGATCGTCGGCTGA
- a CDS encoding DUF397 domain-containing protein, producing MSTQASPSTGSAELSWFKSSYSGGEGGECVEVAHSPSRVHVRDSKKLQGPHINMAPAGWSCFVRFAAQS from the coding sequence ATGAGCACGCAGGCATCACCGTCGACGGGTTCGGCAGAGCTGTCTTGGTTCAAGAGCAGTTACAGCGGCGGAGAGGGCGGCGAGTGCGTGGAGGTCGCCCACTCCCCTTCTCGCGTGCACGTCCGCGACTCGAAGAAGCTTCAGGGCCCACACATCAACATGGCTCCGGCAGGGTGGAGTTGCTTCGTGCGGTTCGCCGCACAGAGCTGA
- a CDS encoding helix-turn-helix domain-containing protein: MEFTGPVEDNDDAAELFRVIGRQLRLLRERTGLTQRELGEQLGYSEDLIRSLERGRRTPQPDFLAAADELLDAGGLLRAATEDVGRAKARARVRHPAWFQDYARLETQAVEISFFSTLTVPGLLQTEPYARTTFAVRQPLLDERTIEERVAARLDRQEILTAWPAPVVTVVLDESVLRREIGGPAVQREQLKRLLVSSQFRSTTIQILPMDCEGYAGVDGPFILLTPKGKPQLGYSEVQGVANLVTDPEEVRMLAVRYGTIRGQALTPRESMALIEKLLGDR, encoded by the coding sequence GTGGAGTTCACGGGACCGGTTGAAGACAACGACGACGCAGCGGAACTCTTCCGCGTGATCGGCCGTCAGCTGAGGCTGCTGCGGGAACGGACCGGGCTGACGCAACGGGAGCTGGGCGAGCAGCTGGGGTACAGCGAGGACCTGATCCGCTCGTTGGAGCGCGGCCGGCGCACACCTCAGCCGGACTTCCTGGCGGCGGCGGATGAGTTGCTGGACGCGGGTGGACTGCTGCGGGCTGCGACGGAGGACGTGGGGCGGGCGAAGGCGCGGGCAAGGGTGCGGCACCCGGCGTGGTTTCAGGACTACGCACGCCTAGAGACCCAAGCGGTGGAGATCAGCTTTTTCAGCACACTGACCGTCCCAGGACTTCTTCAGACCGAGCCTTACGCACGTACCACCTTCGCAGTGCGGCAACCCCTGCTCGACGAGAGGACGATCGAGGAGCGGGTCGCCGCTCGACTGGATCGACAAGAGATTCTGACGGCTTGGCCAGCTCCGGTGGTCACCGTCGTGCTTGATGAGTCTGTACTTCGGCGTGAGATCGGCGGACCGGCCGTACAGCGGGAACAGCTCAAGCGCCTGCTTGTGTCCAGCCAATTCCGCAGCACAACGATCCAGATCCTGCCCATGGACTGCGAGGGATACGCGGGCGTGGACGGTCCCTTCATCCTGCTCACGCCGAAGGGCAAACCGCAGCTCGGATACTCGGAGGTACAGGGTGTGGCCAACCTCGTCACCGACCCGGAGGAGGTACGTATGCTGGCCGTGCGCTACGGAACCATTCGAGGCCAGGCCCTCACACCACGCGAGTCCATGGCCCTGATCGAGAAGCTGCTGGGAGACCGATGA
- a CDS encoding WD40 repeat domain-containing protein, protein MRQRMQVALQIMLVLVACLLGIATNYATSTDDVPWVLQVIQRVSVPAIGLLVVAMVVGQVFVYRLENPASPRVEWPRDRVPYPGLDAFDEHEAPVYFGRESQAAELTRRLHGTATRPAERFLLLVGASGSGKSSLVRAGVMPRLRERRWTLVPAFSPGASPLAALAAALADAVGGQEPAAAVLRRLRQGPDGLRAELSRLRGGRFRRVLVVIDQFEELVTLAGERERAQFLDALRQCLERDPAVRVLATLRVDLLGRLLGTSHAELLQHPVAIGTLGRAQLAQVVECPGALVSLGFAPGVVDTIVDETGTDDALPLLAYLLQELYFASGPGGTVTEELYRQLGGVPGALARQADNTVASLGSGVGIDAVLRVLLKFVTVEGQDVARRHVMLSELTEQERHVVDAFIDARLLRTGVRGDVPAGQEPYAEVTHEALFRQWAPLRQEVEAHAERLRERAELERWAGDWERSGRSDDYLLTGERLGAARRWLQALEGSGGASAPARALVEASQRRDLTFLSRVSDSIGRTVLASAETEPERALLLSLAALGECTPTPSARRGLMAALAVGHLRTRIDGHTDTVRHIAWSPDGRMLATASRDGTARIHDAHSGRTLLVLPCEGVMVESVAWSPDSTKVATAGRDRVVRIWDAASGEPLRLLSGAEDVGRQVAWSPDGRYVAAGFKDQVVRVWDAGTGTLVHELRGHGGDVWGVAWSPDARRLASASHDQTVIVWDAAAGAADVTLTGHSDFVEGVAWSPDGRSLATGSGDHTARIWDTATGELRLLLRGHTDYVWNLAWSPDGRMLASASSDRTVRIVGTEDAKVLAVLRGHTDTVWGVAWSPCGTRLATSSTDGTGVVWDLRPRGAEAMCADGHQGPVNEAAWSDDDSLIATASDDGTVRVWDAATGAPAGPTTTLDDRAWSVSWAPQGDRLAFSTNDGLLQVADGRGGTLFEHRGEVVEGCAWSPDGRRLATGGHDGTVRVLAARDGTELMKLTEHQDWVGRVAWSPSGRLLASCSDDRTCRLWDTTESRQLTVLRGHDNYVEDAAWSPDEAQVATASGDWKAAVWDAATGRRIDLLKGHEGRVRAVAWSPDGRSIATGSDDGTVRVWSAATFEEAAVVGVHQDKVTSVAWSRDGARLLTGSADGTARVWPAVPDYDRLEAAARTRVFRTLTEEERRHHMLPLDLS, encoded by the coding sequence ATGAGGCAGCGCATGCAGGTGGCGCTCCAGATCATGCTGGTGCTGGTCGCATGCTTACTGGGCATCGCCACCAACTACGCCACCAGCACCGACGACGTTCCCTGGGTGTTGCAGGTCATCCAGCGCGTGTCCGTACCGGCCATCGGTCTGCTCGTGGTGGCCATGGTGGTGGGCCAGGTCTTCGTGTACCGGCTGGAGAACCCCGCATCGCCGCGGGTCGAATGGCCGCGTGACAGGGTCCCGTACCCCGGGCTGGACGCGTTCGACGAGCACGAGGCACCGGTCTATTTCGGCCGCGAGTCGCAGGCCGCCGAGCTCACCCGCAGACTCCACGGCACCGCGACCCGGCCCGCTGAGCGCTTCCTCCTCCTGGTCGGCGCATCGGGCAGCGGCAAGTCCTCTCTGGTCAGGGCCGGTGTGATGCCCCGGCTCAGAGAGCGCCGGTGGACTCTCGTCCCGGCCTTCTCACCCGGAGCGAGCCCGCTCGCCGCACTCGCCGCAGCACTCGCCGATGCCGTCGGCGGGCAGGAGCCGGCCGCTGCCGTGCTGCGGCGGCTGCGCCAAGGCCCGGACGGTCTGCGGGCGGAGCTGTCACGGCTGCGCGGCGGACGCTTCCGACGAGTACTGGTCGTCATCGACCAGTTCGAGGAGCTCGTCACCCTCGCGGGGGAGCGGGAACGCGCCCAGTTCCTCGACGCCCTGCGCCAGTGCCTGGAACGCGACCCCGCAGTCCGCGTGCTGGCCACGCTCCGGGTGGACCTGCTCGGCCGGCTCCTCGGCACCAGCCACGCCGAACTGCTCCAGCATCCCGTCGCCATCGGCACCTTGGGCCGGGCACAGCTGGCCCAAGTGGTGGAGTGCCCGGGAGCCCTGGTGAGCCTCGGCTTCGCGCCCGGAGTGGTCGACACCATCGTCGACGAGACCGGCACCGACGACGCGCTCCCGCTGCTGGCCTACCTTCTCCAGGAGCTGTACTTCGCGTCCGGTCCCGGCGGGACGGTCACCGAGGAGCTGTACCGCCAACTCGGCGGCGTACCCGGCGCGCTGGCGCGGCAGGCCGACAATACTGTGGCGAGCCTCGGTTCGGGGGTGGGCATCGACGCCGTCCTGCGCGTCCTGCTCAAGTTCGTCACCGTGGAGGGCCAGGACGTCGCCCGCCGGCACGTAATGCTTTCCGAGCTGACGGAGCAGGAGCGCCATGTGGTGGACGCGTTCATCGACGCGCGCCTGCTGCGCACCGGCGTACGCGGCGATGTGCCCGCTGGACAGGAGCCGTACGCGGAGGTGACGCATGAGGCCCTGTTCCGTCAGTGGGCCCCGCTGCGGCAGGAGGTCGAGGCGCACGCCGAACGGCTGCGTGAGCGTGCCGAGTTGGAACGTTGGGCGGGGGACTGGGAACGGTCGGGCCGCAGCGACGACTACCTCCTCACCGGCGAACGGCTCGGCGCGGCCCGACGCTGGCTCCAAGCCCTGGAGGGCTCGGGCGGGGCTTCCGCTCCAGCCCGTGCGCTGGTCGAGGCCTCGCAGCGCCGTGACCTGACCTTCCTGAGCCGTGTCTCCGACAGCATCGGCCGCACGGTGCTCGCCAGCGCGGAGACCGAGCCGGAACGCGCCCTGCTGCTCTCCCTGGCAGCGCTCGGCGAATGCACGCCCACACCGTCGGCCCGTCGTGGCCTGATGGCCGCGCTTGCCGTCGGCCACCTCCGTACGCGCATCGACGGGCACACGGACACCGTCCGTCACATTGCCTGGTCCCCGGACGGGCGGATGCTCGCCACCGCGTCGAGGGATGGCACGGCTCGCATCCACGACGCGCACTCGGGTCGCACTCTGCTGGTCCTGCCGTGCGAGGGAGTCATGGTCGAGTCCGTCGCCTGGTCGCCCGATTCGACCAAGGTGGCTACCGCCGGGCGGGACCGGGTCGTCAGGATCTGGGACGCGGCGTCAGGCGAGCCCCTGCGCCTGCTCTCCGGCGCCGAGGACGTCGGCAGGCAGGTGGCCTGGTCGCCCGACGGCCGGTACGTCGCCGCCGGCTTCAAGGACCAGGTCGTGCGCGTCTGGGATGCCGGGACCGGGACCCTCGTACACGAACTGCGCGGGCACGGCGGCGACGTCTGGGGCGTCGCCTGGTCCCCGGACGCGCGTCGCCTCGCCTCCGCGTCCCATGACCAGACGGTCATCGTGTGGGACGCGGCGGCAGGCGCGGCCGACGTGACGCTGACCGGGCACTCCGACTTCGTCGAGGGTGTCGCCTGGTCCCCGGACGGAAGGTCCCTCGCGACGGGCTCCGGAGACCACACGGCCCGCATCTGGGACACCGCCACCGGCGAACTGCGGCTGCTGCTGCGCGGACACACCGACTACGTGTGGAACCTGGCCTGGTCCCCGGACGGCCGGATGCTCGCCTCCGCGTCATCCGACCGGACCGTGCGCATCGTCGGCACCGAGGACGCGAAGGTCCTGGCTGTGCTGCGCGGACACACCGACACGGTGTGGGGCGTCGCTTGGTCGCCGTGCGGCACCCGGCTCGCCACCAGTTCCACCGACGGCACCGGCGTGGTGTGGGACCTGCGGCCGCGCGGCGCCGAGGCCATGTGCGCCGACGGGCACCAGGGGCCGGTCAACGAGGCGGCATGGTCGGACGACGACAGCCTCATCGCCACGGCCTCGGACGACGGCACGGTACGTGTATGGGACGCGGCAACGGGCGCTCCGGCCGGTCCCACGACCACACTGGACGACCGGGCGTGGAGCGTGTCCTGGGCACCGCAGGGGGACCGGCTCGCCTTCAGCACCAACGACGGCCTGCTCCAGGTCGCCGACGGTCGGGGCGGCACGCTGTTCGAGCACCGTGGTGAGGTCGTCGAAGGCTGCGCCTGGTCTCCCGACGGCCGTCGCCTCGCCACCGGCGGGCACGACGGCACCGTACGCGTGCTGGCGGCCCGCGACGGCACCGAACTGATGAAGCTGACGGAGCACCAGGACTGGGTGGGGCGCGTGGCCTGGTCACCGAGCGGGCGGCTGCTCGCCAGCTGCTCCGACGACCGCACCTGCCGTCTGTGGGACACAACCGAGAGCCGGCAGCTCACCGTCCTTCGTGGCCACGACAACTACGTGGAGGACGCGGCATGGTCCCCGGACGAAGCACAGGTCGCCACCGCCTCCGGCGACTGGAAAGCCGCCGTGTGGGACGCGGCCACAGGACGACGCATCGACCTACTGAAGGGCCACGAGGGCCGGGTCCGTGCCGTCGCCTGGTCTCCCGACGGCCGGTCCATCGCCACCGGGTCGGACGACGGCACGGTACGGGTCTGGTCGGCCGCCACCTTCGAGGAGGCCGCAGTCGTCGGAGTGCACCAGGACAAAGTGACGTCGGTTGCCTGGTCCCGCGACGGCGCGCGGCTGCTGACCGGTTCCGCGGACGGGACGGCCCGGGTGTGGCCGGCGGTCCCTGACTACGACCGTCTGGAAGCAGCCGCGCGCACCCGGGTCTTCCGCACGCTCACGGAGGAGGAGCGGCGTCACCACATGCTGCCGCTCGACCTGTCGTGA
- a CDS encoding NIPSNAP family protein, with protein sequence MPKTTQLRTYTVRDGLLDEWVGRWRDEIAPLRLELGFAIGGAWIDRERSQFVWLISYDGPETFAERNAAYWASPERKAMNLDPDDYLVSTDDRTVEERY encoded by the coding sequence ATGCCCAAGACGACACAGTTGCGTACGTACACCGTCCGGGACGGCCTGCTCGACGAGTGGGTGGGGCGATGGCGGGACGAGATCGCGCCGCTGCGCCTGGAGTTGGGGTTCGCGATCGGCGGGGCGTGGATCGACCGGGAGCGCAGCCAGTTCGTCTGGCTGATCTCCTACGACGGCCCCGAGACGTTCGCGGAGCGCAATGCCGCCTACTGGGCGTCGCCCGAGCGCAAGGCGATGAACCTTGACCCGGACGACTACCTCGTCAGCACGGACGACCGCACGGTCGAGGAACGCTACTGA
- a CDS encoding ATP-binding protein, with the protein MVLLSSTRRGARIARRLTERQLADWQMPSEAAEHIVAELAANAIQHGRVTGRDFRLTLVLDTHGVLRIEVTDVRAERMPSPAPTTAPDAECESGRGLLIVQALADRWGVDLSPDPPTRKTVWATLRPRPHS; encoded by the coding sequence ATGGTGCTGCTCTCGTCCACCCGACGCGGGGCGCGTATCGCGCGCCGGCTGACCGAGCGGCAACTCGCCGACTGGCAGATGCCGTCGGAGGCCGCCGAGCACATCGTCGCGGAGCTCGCGGCCAACGCGATCCAGCACGGGCGCGTCACGGGGCGTGATTTCCGGCTCACCCTGGTACTCGACACCCACGGCGTCCTGCGCATCGAAGTGACCGATGTACGCGCCGAGCGCATGCCTTCGCCCGCGCCGACGACCGCGCCGGACGCCGAGTGCGAGAGCGGACGCGGCCTGCTGATCGTGCAGGCCCTCGCGGACCGTTGGGGCGTCGACCTCAGCCCGGACCCGCCGACCCGCAAGACCGTGTGGGCCACGCTGAGGCCCCGGCCGCATTCCTGA